A single genomic interval of Labeo rohita strain BAU-BD-2019 chromosome 13, IGBB_LRoh.1.0, whole genome shotgun sequence harbors:
- the LOC127175648 gene encoding uncharacterized protein LOC127175648 codes for MDTSFCFPNFKPIMENILFVKQELKEKNITDNTLLSNLDFAERFFRDHPLKGSSKLMVKGDYSCVQIGGNYSYVFTITLENNQTYVSLSVHDGYAKQISSYNNEPDYFFNHSCQDEIKSCFTQAQEAIAKESLTRLHIKCNRFSVIFTTDYRTLCATVETKCQLKLENITAEGLLNKKVWLQKEKPTCHGLIACLDHLIKQYLTTADAPKSNCRFIIHADNEVMRITTGQQDEKEYFLLHDGKELSMYPPTWQ; via the exons ATGGACACCTCATT CTGTTTCCCCAATTTTAAACCTATCATGGAAAACATACTGTTTGTGAAGCAAGAACTGAAAGAAAAGAACATTACAGACAACACCCTTCTCTCCAACTTGGACTTTGCTGAAAGATTCTTTAGAGACCATCCTCTAAAAGGGTCCTCAAAATTGATGGTTAAAGGAGATTACTCTTGTGTACAAATTGGTGGAAATTATAGTTATGTTTTTACTATAACATTAGAAAACAACCAAACCTACGTCAGTCTCTCTGTCCATGACGGATATGCAAAACAAATCTCATCGTATAACAATGAGCCTGATTACTTTTTCAACCACTCCTGCCAGGATGAGATTAAATCCTGTTTTACACAGGCTCAAGAAGCTATTGCTAAAGAGAGTCTGACAAGACTACACATTAAATGCAACAGGTTCTCAGTCATATTCACCACAGATTATAGGACGCTATGTGCAACTGTGGAAACTAAATGTCAGTTAAAGCTAGAGAACATCACTGCTGAGggtttactgaacaaaaaagtCTGGTTGCAGAAAGAGAAGCCAACATGTCATGGTTTGATAGCATGTCTAGACCATCTCATAAAGCAATACCTTACCACAGCTGATGCTCCAAAGAGCAACTGTAGGTTCATCATACATGCAGACAACGAGGTAATGAGAATCACTACAGGTCAACAAGATGAAAAAGAGTATTTTTTGCTACATGATGGTAAAGAGTTGTCAATGTATCCACCAACATGGCAATAA
- the LOC127175646 gene encoding uncharacterized protein LOC127175646 isoform X2, with the protein MDTSMRYFTVPSLDLEYLLSVKGKIHQKGLQDSLLKTNLDFSIQALEAFPASKRHNVSLTLEGEYHLVRLTAGTPVLSYVVHVGSNGPQLHQKINAESRLTSSSLAESHFAGHRCRDELESCFEQAKKVLADKNPSVLDHMELKITCGELHLTYSTNQPLHTVHIQPRRRVSLGKMLSLEKILETKMHLEKSGEMRKDLLTCFHYLLQHSNQYLEENMQIILQGDGEMLEFVKGGSDNYMTQYLIFTDAQNKAHSQRV; encoded by the exons ATGGACACCTCAAT gagatattttacTGTACCCTCTCTTGATCTGGAATATCTCCTGTCGGTGAAAGGGAAAATCCATCAGAAAGGATTGCAGGATTCACTCTTGAAAACCAATCTTGACTTCTCTATCCAAGCCCTGGAGGCCTTTCCTGCATCCAAGCGGCATAACGTCTCACTAACATTGGAAGGAGAGTACCACCTAGTGCGTCTCACCGCCGGGACACCTGTCCTGTCCTACGTGGTACATGTGGGCTCAAACGGGCCACAGCTCCACCAAAAGATCAATGCAGAATCTCGACTCACGTCCTCCAGCCTGGCAGAAAGCCACTTTGCAGGACATCGCTGCCGTGATGAGTTAGAAAGCTGCTTCGAGCAGGCTAAAAAAGTCCTGGCTGACAAAAACCCATCAGTTCTGGATCACATGGAGCTCAAGATCACATGTGGAGAGCTGCACCTCACATACAGCACCAATCAGCCTCTGCACACCGTCCACATCCAGCCACGCCGTAGAGTTTCCTTGGGCAAAATGCTGTCCCTAGAGAAGATCCTAGAGACAAAGATGCACCTGGAGAAAAGTGGAGAGATGAGGAAAGACCTGCTGACATGTTTTCACTACTTGCTGCAGCACTCTAACCAGTATCTGGAGGAGAACATGCAAATCATTCTTCAGGGTGATGGGGAGATGCTGGAGTTTGTCAAGGGCGGATCAGACAACTATATGACTCAGTACTTAATCTTCACAGATGCCCAGAACAAAGCTCACAGTCAGCGGGTCTAG
- the LOC127175646 gene encoding uncharacterized protein LOC127175646 isoform X1, which translates to MSFAMSEMRYFTVPSLDLDSLLSVKGKIRQEGLLDSHLKTNLDFSIQALEAFPASKRRGVSLTLEGERHLVRITAGTPVLSYMAHLGKNGPQLLQRTHSESRLTTSSLAESHFAGHHCRDELESCFEQAKKALADKTPSVLDHMELKITCGELHLTYSTHQPLHTLHIQPRRRVFLGKTLSLEKILQTKTHLEKCGEMRKDLLTCFQHLLQHSDQYQEENARIILQGDGEMLEFVTGRSDNHTTQYFIFTDAQNKAHSQRVQDMDLWEYD; encoded by the coding sequence gagatatttcacTGTACCCTCTCTTGATCTGGACTCCCTCCTGTCGGTGAAAGGGAAAATCCGTCAGGAAGGACTGCTGGACTCACACCTGAAAACCAATCTTGACTTCTCTATCCAAGCCCTGGAGGCCTTTCCTGCATCCAAGCGGCGTGGCGTCTCTCTAACACTGGAAGGAGAGCGCCACCTGGTGCGTATCACCGCCGGGACACCTGTCCTGTCCTACATGGCACATCTGGGCAAAAACGGTCCACAGCTCCTCCAAAGAACCCATTCAGAATCTCGACTCACAACCTCCAGCCTGGCGGAGAGCCACTTTGCTGGACATCACTGCCGTGATGAATTAGAAAGCTGCTTCGAGCAGGCTAAAAAAGCCCTGGCTGACAAAACCCCATCGGTTCTGGACCACATGGAGCTCAAGATCACCTGTGGAGAGCTGCACCTCACATACAGCACCCATCAGCCTCTGCACACCCTCCACATCCAGCCACGCCGTAGAGTTTTCTTGGGCAAAACGCTGTCCCTAGAGAAGATCCTACAGACAAAGACGCACCTGGAGAAGTGTGGAGAAATGAGGAAAGATCTGCTTACATGCTTTCAGCACTTGCTGCAGCACTCTGACCAGTATCAGGAGGAGAACGCACGCATCATTCTTCAGGGTGATGGAGAGATGCTGGAGTTTGTCACTGGCAGATCAGACAACCATACAACTCAGTATTTCATCTTCACTGATGCCCAGAACAAAGCTCATAGTCAGCGAGTGCAGGACATGGACTTGTGGGAGTATGATTAG